Proteins from a genomic interval of Rosa chinensis cultivar Old Blush chromosome 2, RchiOBHm-V2, whole genome shotgun sequence:
- the LOC112183863 gene encoding uncharacterized protein LOC112183863: MNFDGAHDEKNGVCGLGVVFRDTQGNLKGAMAVPQIGNIAPRSIEALALLHGLRFALHVGFTRIEVEGDDLSVINALQESSEDYSAEGHLIDEVKFLFQSFTSCSSHFVKREGNKVAHRLAKEALKISQPFLCLESGPSWLHQCVSIDFQCEV; this comes from the coding sequence ATGAACTTTGATGGGGCTCATGATGAAAAAAATGGAGTTTGCGGACTGGGGGTTGTCTTCAGAGATACTCAAGGAAATTTGAAAGGTGCAATGGCTGTCCCACAAATTGGTAACATCGCCCCAAGATCCATAGAAGCTTTGGCATTGTTGCACGGACTCAGATTTGCGCTTCATGTTGGCTTCACAAGGATTGAAGTTGAAGGAGATGACCTCTCAGTTATCAACGCTTTGCAGGAAAGCTCAGAGGATTATAGTGCTGAGGGTCATTTAATTGACGAAGTTAAGTTTTTATTTCAGTCTTTTACCAGTTGTAGTAGCCATTTTGTCAAACGAGAAGGCAACAAGGTTGCTCATCGTTTGGCAAAGGAGGCGTTGAAAATTAGTCAACCGTTTCTTTGTCTGGAGTCGGGGCCTAGTTGGCTTCATCAGTGTGTCAGTATAGATTTCCAATGCGAAGTCTAA
- the LOC112187112 gene encoding growth-regulating factor 1 isoform X2, with amino-acid sequence MDFGVVGGMDMDCLMGPEPGEGATAHSHVSGPETKPGHGSGLSFKQQRSWPVEDDWRVSKPDDMSSPRTMPLPQGPPPQLLMRSSSLAPPRQEQMLSFASNKSEVTFLSKDGGASSDFAYYQRMPTPSSPYARNAGYGSGSLNANMHGLYAAAKGPFTPSQWIELEHQALIYKYLNANAPVPSNLLIPLKKALYPYGLSGPSPNSCWGSFHLGYSGNADPEPGRCRRTDGKKWRCSRDAVADQKYCERHINRGRHRSRKPVEGQTGHGASRRANSKEVAPPVTSSMPTSVSGASQPQFKSLEPPPADTAAANSSVDAFANRMQDPQGLSVMSASSIKPESNASSFNIPKRDFPMEESSLSEFGLVSTDSLLNPSHRSSYIPKDFGGSFLDFTDQETQDQNLLHQFIDDWPKDQSSQSVVTWPEDLKSDWTQLSMAIPMASDFSSSSSSPTQDKLGLSPLRLSREFEPTQNLGVSNDQSEPTDQQTNWVPISWRSSMGGPLGEVLTNTSSCVNSKNSSSSNTSPINLLNEGWDGSSQLESSPTGVLQKSTFCSLSNSSSGSSPRADNKKSRDGASLYDDVLGSTLASSSVPSL; translated from the exons ATGGATTTTGGGGTGGTGGGTGGTATGGACATGGATTGCCTGATGGGTCCTGAACCCGGAGAAGGAGCAACAGCTCATTCTCATGTCTCAGGACCCGAGACCAAACCGGGTCATGGATCTGGGTTGTCTTTCAAGCAACAGAGATCATGGCCTGTTGAGGATGACTGGAGGGTCTCCAAACCCGACGACATGTCGTCTCCCAGGACAATGCCATTGCCTCAGGGGCCTCCTCCTCAGCTCCTGATGAGATCTAGTTCTCTGGCTCCTCCCAGACAAGAGCAAATGCTGAGCTTTGCCTCCAATAAATCAGAGGTCACTTTTCTGAGCAAAGATGGAGGAGCAAGCTCAGATTTTGCATACTACCAGCGCATGCCTACTCCCTCTTCTCCCTACGCTAGAAATGCAG GTTATGGGTCTGGAAGCTTGAATGCAAACATGCATGGGCTTTATGCAGCGGCTAAAGGACCATTTACTCCTTCACAGTGGATTGAGCTAGAGCACCAGGCCTTGATCTACAAGTACCTGAATGCAAATGCGCCTGTGCCATCCAATTTGCTCATTCCTCTCAAGAAGGCCCTCTACCCTTATGGCTTGTCTGGTCCCTCTCCCAACTCAT GTTGGGGGTCTTTCCATCTGGGATATTCCGGCAATGCTGATCCTGAACCTGGGAGGTGTCGTCGAACGGATGGGAAGAAGTGGCGGTGCTCAAGAGATGCTGTAGCAGACCAGAAGTACTGCGAGAGGCACATTAACAGGGGCCGCCATCGTTCAAGAAAGCCTGTGGAAGGCCAGACAGGCCATGGTGCCTCTAGGAGAGCAAATTCAAAGGAAGTGGCGCCTCCAGTAACCTCATCAATGCCAACGTCGGTCAGTGGTGCATCCCAGCCGCAGTTCAAAAGCTTGGAGCCTCCTCCTGCTGATACTGCCGCCGCCAATTCTTCTGTTGATGCCTTTGCCAACAG AATGCAAGATCCACAGGGTCTCTCTGTGATGTCTGCTTCTAGCATCAAGCCAGAATCTAATGCTTCGAGTTTTAACATCCCGAAACGAGATTTCCCTATGGAAGAATCGTCGCTATCAGAGTTTGGTCTTGTTTCTACTGATTCACTTCTCAACCCTTCACATAGGAGCTCTTACATTCCCAAAGATTTTGGTGGTTCTTTCCTTGATTTCACTGATCAGGAAACACAAGACCAAAATCTGCTTCACCAGTTCATCGATGATTGGCCCAAGGACCAGTCCAGTCAATCAGTTGTTACTTGGCCTGAGGATTTAAAATCAGACTGGACTCAGCTCTCAATGGCAATCCCTATGGCGTCGGACTTCTCCTCATCGTCATCCTCACCCACACAAGACAAGCTTGGACTCTCACCGCTGAGGCTCTCTCGTGAGTTCGAGCCAACACAAAATTTGGGGGTGAGCAATGACCAAAGCGAACCAACAGATCAGCAAACAAATTGGGTACCTATCTCTTGGAGAAGTTCGATGGGGGGTCCCTTAGGGGAAGTCCTGACCAACACCAGTAGCTGTGTGAACTCCAAGAACTCATCATCGTCGAACACATCACCTATTAACCTCTTGAACGAAGGCTGGGATGGCAGCAGCCAGTTAGAGTCTTCCCCAACCGGTGTCCTGCAAAAGTCAACATTCTGTTCACTTTCAAACAGTAGCTCAGGGAGCAGCCCAAGAGCTGATAACAAGAAGAGTCGGGATGGGGCAAGCCTATATGATGATGTACTCGGTTCAACTTTAGCAAGCTCCTCAGTTCCCTCCctgtaa
- the LOC112187112 gene encoding growth-regulating factor 1 isoform X1 → MDFGVVGGMDMDCLMGPEPGEGATAHSHVSGPETKPGHGSGLSFKQQRSWPVEDDWRVSKPDDMSSPRTMPLPQGPPPQLLMRSSSLAPPRQEQMLSFASNKSEVTFLSKDGGASSDFAYYQRMPTPSSPYARNAGYGSGSLNANMHGLYAAAKGPFTPSQWIELEHQALIYKYLNANAPVPSNLLIPLKKALYPYGLSGPSPNSLGWGSFHLGYSGNADPEPGRCRRTDGKKWRCSRDAVADQKYCERHINRGRHRSRKPVEGQTGHGASRRANSKEVAPPVTSSMPTSVSGASQPQFKSLEPPPADTAAANSSVDAFANRMQDPQGLSVMSASSIKPESNASSFNIPKRDFPMEESSLSEFGLVSTDSLLNPSHRSSYIPKDFGGSFLDFTDQETQDQNLLHQFIDDWPKDQSSQSVVTWPEDLKSDWTQLSMAIPMASDFSSSSSSPTQDKLGLSPLRLSREFEPTQNLGVSNDQSEPTDQQTNWVPISWRSSMGGPLGEVLTNTSSCVNSKNSSSSNTSPINLLNEGWDGSSQLESSPTGVLQKSTFCSLSNSSSGSSPRADNKKSRDGASLYDDVLGSTLASSSVPSL, encoded by the exons ATGGATTTTGGGGTGGTGGGTGGTATGGACATGGATTGCCTGATGGGTCCTGAACCCGGAGAAGGAGCAACAGCTCATTCTCATGTCTCAGGACCCGAGACCAAACCGGGTCATGGATCTGGGTTGTCTTTCAAGCAACAGAGATCATGGCCTGTTGAGGATGACTGGAGGGTCTCCAAACCCGACGACATGTCGTCTCCCAGGACAATGCCATTGCCTCAGGGGCCTCCTCCTCAGCTCCTGATGAGATCTAGTTCTCTGGCTCCTCCCAGACAAGAGCAAATGCTGAGCTTTGCCTCCAATAAATCAGAGGTCACTTTTCTGAGCAAAGATGGAGGAGCAAGCTCAGATTTTGCATACTACCAGCGCATGCCTACTCCCTCTTCTCCCTACGCTAGAAATGCAG GTTATGGGTCTGGAAGCTTGAATGCAAACATGCATGGGCTTTATGCAGCGGCTAAAGGACCATTTACTCCTTCACAGTGGATTGAGCTAGAGCACCAGGCCTTGATCTACAAGTACCTGAATGCAAATGCGCCTGTGCCATCCAATTTGCTCATTCCTCTCAAGAAGGCCCTCTACCCTTATGGCTTGTCTGGTCCCTCTCCCAACTCAT TAGGTTGGGGGTCTTTCCATCTGGGATATTCCGGCAATGCTGATCCTGAACCTGGGAGGTGTCGTCGAACGGATGGGAAGAAGTGGCGGTGCTCAAGAGATGCTGTAGCAGACCAGAAGTACTGCGAGAGGCACATTAACAGGGGCCGCCATCGTTCAAGAAAGCCTGTGGAAGGCCAGACAGGCCATGGTGCCTCTAGGAGAGCAAATTCAAAGGAAGTGGCGCCTCCAGTAACCTCATCAATGCCAACGTCGGTCAGTGGTGCATCCCAGCCGCAGTTCAAAAGCTTGGAGCCTCCTCCTGCTGATACTGCCGCCGCCAATTCTTCTGTTGATGCCTTTGCCAACAG AATGCAAGATCCACAGGGTCTCTCTGTGATGTCTGCTTCTAGCATCAAGCCAGAATCTAATGCTTCGAGTTTTAACATCCCGAAACGAGATTTCCCTATGGAAGAATCGTCGCTATCAGAGTTTGGTCTTGTTTCTACTGATTCACTTCTCAACCCTTCACATAGGAGCTCTTACATTCCCAAAGATTTTGGTGGTTCTTTCCTTGATTTCACTGATCAGGAAACACAAGACCAAAATCTGCTTCACCAGTTCATCGATGATTGGCCCAAGGACCAGTCCAGTCAATCAGTTGTTACTTGGCCTGAGGATTTAAAATCAGACTGGACTCAGCTCTCAATGGCAATCCCTATGGCGTCGGACTTCTCCTCATCGTCATCCTCACCCACACAAGACAAGCTTGGACTCTCACCGCTGAGGCTCTCTCGTGAGTTCGAGCCAACACAAAATTTGGGGGTGAGCAATGACCAAAGCGAACCAACAGATCAGCAAACAAATTGGGTACCTATCTCTTGGAGAAGTTCGATGGGGGGTCCCTTAGGGGAAGTCCTGACCAACACCAGTAGCTGTGTGAACTCCAAGAACTCATCATCGTCGAACACATCACCTATTAACCTCTTGAACGAAGGCTGGGATGGCAGCAGCCAGTTAGAGTCTTCCCCAACCGGTGTCCTGCAAAAGTCAACATTCTGTTCACTTTCAAACAGTAGCTCAGGGAGCAGCCCAAGAGCTGATAACAAGAAGAGTCGGGATGGGGCAAGCCTATATGATGATGTACTCGGTTCAACTTTAGCAAGCTCCTCAGTTCCCTCCctgtaa
- the LOC112187227 gene encoding thioredoxin-like protein AAED1, chloroplastic, which yields MALISTQTLTLKSPLNLSLPSHPSSQSFSLSPSTPHSSPPTARFSARRLGLSRATTSSALDFSPSIGEVLGEVGIFTAAGDPVRFNDLLDQNEGIVVVALLRHFGCVCCWELASALKESKARFDSAGVKLIAVGVGTPDKARILAERLPFPMDSLYADPDRKAYDVLGLYFGLGRTFFNPASAKVFSRIEALQKALKNYTIKATPDDINSVLQQGGMFVFKGKQLLYARKDEGTGDHAPLDDIFDVCCKVPVS from the exons ATGGCCCTAATCTCCAcacaaaccctaaccctgaaatccccTCTTAACCTTTCTCTTCCTTCTCATCCATCTTCCCAATCTTTCTCACTCTCACCATCCACTCCTCACTCCTCACCACCAACAGCACGGTTTAGTGCTAGACGACTTGGCCTTTCCAGAGCCACCACATCCTCTGCTTTGGATTTCAGCCCCAGCATCGGTGAGGTCCTCGGTGAAGTTGGTATCTTCACCGCTGCTGGTGATCCCGTCCGGTTCAACGATCTATTGGATCAAAACGAG GGGATAGTTGTTGTTGCGCTATTGAGGCACTTTGGATGCGTTTGCTG TTGGGAACTTGCTTCAGCTCTAAAAGAATCAAAAGCTAGATTTGACTCAGCTGGTGTGAAACTAATCGCGGTCGGTGTTGGCACTCCTGATAAAGCTCGCATCCTTGCAGAACGG TTACCATTTCCCATGGATTCCCTTTATGCCGATCCTGATCGTAAG GCATATGATGTTTTGGGCTTATACTTTGGATTGGGTCGAACATTCTTCAATCCAGCTAGT GCAAAGGTGTTCTCAAGAATTGAGGCCCTGCAGAAAGCTTTAAAGAACTATACGATTAAAGCCACTCCAGATGATATAAATAGTGTGTTACAACAG GGTGGGATGTTCGTCTTCAAAGGGAAGCAGTTATTGTATGCTCGGAAAGACGAAGGGACAGGTGATCATGCCCCATTAGATGATATCTTTGATGTTTGTTGCAAAGTTCCTGTCTCTTGA